From Cryptosporangium minutisporangium:
GCCGGGGAATCGTCTCGCCGCGGATCCGGGCGAGCAGGAGGTCGGCCGCGCGCGCACCGGTCTGCTCGAACGGCACCCGCACCGTGGTCAGCGGCGGCGCGGCGAACTCGGCGAGCGGGGCGTCGTCGCAGCCCACCACCGAGCAGGCCGCCGGAACCGGTACACCCCGGGCGCGCAGCGCGGCGAGCACGCCGAACGCCATCGTGTCGTTGTGCGCGAAGATCGCGGTGATGCCGGGGTCGGCGTCGAGCAGGCGATGCGTCGCCGCGGCCGCGCTCCTGGCGTCCCACTCGGTCGCGAACACCCGGCGCTCGGGAAGGGCGATACCGGCGGCGTCCAGCGCCGCGCGGAAGCCGCCGAGGCGGCTGACCACCACCCGGCGCCCGGTGGGGCCGGTGACCGTGCCGATCGCCCGGTGCCCGAGGCCGACCAGGTGCTCGGCGGCGAGCACGCCGGTCTCCCGGTGGTCGGACCCGACCGCGGGGACACCTCCGCCGGCGATGTGGTTGAGGGTGACGGCCGGGAGCGGTCCGCGCAGGTAGTCGCCGATGACGGCGTCTTCCTCGACGCTCGGCGCGACGACGAGCACCCCGTTGACGCGGTACTCCTGGAGCCTGCGGAGCGGGGCGTCGCTCTCCGGAGCCGTCGTGGCCACCAGCGCCGCGTGTCCCTGCCGTTCGATCGCGCGCTGCGCGGCCACCACGAACCGGGAAAGCGCGACGTCGGAGAAGTCGTCGGCGAGGATGCCGACGGTCAGCGAGTCCCGCCGGACCAGGCCGCGGGCGAGCGCGTTCGGTACGTACCCGAGCTCGCGGGCTGCACGTTCGATGCGCTCCCGGGTAGCCGGGGAGACGACCCCGGACCGTCCGTTGAGCACCTTGCTCGCCGTCTGGAAGCTGACCCCGGCGCGCTCGGCGACGTCCTTGAGCGAGACGTACACGGGTCCCCCCAGTTCCGCCATGTGATCGCTAACAAATGCACTTCATCCATTAGGCGAACGTTCGCGTAAGGCAGAATGAGCCCCTCAGAGGGTGGTGTCAAGATCGAGTGGCCGCACCGATGTGCACGTTCACGGCGGCTCAATCAACGCCAATCGCCGATCAACGACATGGCTGCCCAGTGATACGGGTGGGCGAGGTACGGCTCCGCAGCGTCGTGCAAGAGCTCGAGCTGCGCTCGCCGGAGCGCCTGCCATCGGGCCGGGTGGTCGGAGCCGTCCAGCCAATGGCGATAGAAGGCCGAGGTCAGTCGGCTCGAGGAGCGCTGATCCACGTTCCAAAGCCCGGCGAGCACCGCACCCGCACCGGCCTGGAGAAAGGACCTGGTCAATCCGTCGAACTCGTCCCCGTTGTTGCGCTCGCCGACGACGCCACTGGAGCACGCGCGCAGCGTCACGATCGAGGCTCGCAGCGTCAACGCGACGACGTCCTCACCGGTGACCAAGAACCGGTGTCGCCTGCGGACGCCCATGTCGCGCGGCGCCCGTGGCGGCCGCCGTTCGCCGTCGGCCAGCAGAAGCCCGGACCTCAGGGGGTCATCCCCATCGAAGAAGCCGTGACAGGTCAGGTGAACGACGTCGGCGTTCGGGAGCGCATGAAGGACGGAGCCCGGCGTCGCGTGTTCCGGACCGTTGTGGACGGACAAGGCCCGGATGCCGCCCAGCGAGACCTCGTCGTGCTCGAAGAATTCCGGGTGGGCATCGCCCTCCGCAGCGACGCCGGCGACCACCGCGGCCACGTCCGCCGGGCGAGCGCCGGTCCGGCGCCGTAGCGTCGTCAGACTTGGTGTATGTACGACGCCGAAACGCTCGATCAGATACCGACCGTCCTCACCACGGAGCGCCGCGAACGGCAGCAGGTGCAGCGGCCCGTGAGGAGCGACGCAGAGCAGGTCGACGTCTCCGACCGGCTCCAGCAACCGTCCGAGGTCGGCGCTGGCCCGGTCAAGCGCCGACAGGTCCCTGCGCCACGGCCGGTCACGACGGATCGGCGGGTAGGGCGGCCAGGCGTCGGGCGCGCCATTGAACTGTCGGCGCAGTACGGCTGCGACGTCGACCCAGACGCTCCGGCCGACGTCGATCCGTCGCACCGCGAGCGGTTCGCCCGGCTGGAGTGTGAAGCACGTCGTCGAGTCGCGGTCGCAGAAGAACGATGCGAGCGCGACCCGGTGGGGCTCCGCGGCGAGCAACTCCCCCAGCTCCGCGAGGCTGACAGGTTCGCCGGTGCGGATCCGCGCATAGTCCGGTGCGAACTCACGCATGCGACTCCAGCACTCGCGCAGAGCCACCTCGATCCGGCCGAGCCGTTCGCGCGCCGAAACGCCTGGCAGGTGCTCGGCCAACGCGTTCCGCGCGAGCCCGAGCAACTCCGCCTCCTCCGCGGCGAGCTCGTCCGGCACCGACTGCGGTGGATCCATCGTGGCGCGGCCGAGTCGCGCCGCGAACGTCCGCGCCTTCGCCGCTTCGTGCACAGCGAACGCGCGCTCCTCCGGTCGCGCGTGCCCGAGGGACTCCGCATCTTCGGTGACCAGCAGCCGGACCAGGACCGCGTACGCGTCGATCGCGCGCGAAATCTGGTCCGACTTGCGGGTGGGGTCCCCGGTGGCGACGATGCTCCGTTCGATATCGTCCACCAGCTCGGCGAGCATCCGGTACGCCTCCACGCGGCGCTCCGGCACGTCGGCGAGAGCGCGGCCGTACTCGAGCCGCGCATCGGCCAGGTGCTGGGACTGAGGGCTCCGGGCCTGGATGTCGTTGACCGCGGTCCGGAGCATCTCCAGCGCCAGCTCGGTCATCCCGTCGCGCTGGAGCCGGTCGGCGGCGGTCGTCCCGAACAGCGCGATGGTCTCGGCCGTGGCCGCGGCGGAAAGCTGCGGTGCTAGCTCGATCATCCTGGTGACGCCACCATCGGCCCACCAGCCGTCGTCCTGCATCAGGCGCGTCAGAGCCGCGGTGACGAACGTGAACTCGCCGATCTCCTCCGCGGATTCCAGCGCCCTGTTGTACGCGGTGATTGCTCCCGCGCGGTGCCCCAACGCGGACATCGCATCCCCGAGGCCGATGAGCGCGATGGGCACGCCTGTGTTCGGGAACCCGACCCGGCCCGCGTGAAAGACTGCGGCGACGTGGGCACGGTGCGACTCCTCCGCTCGATCAGCGCCGTAGAACGCACCGAGGTTGTTGTATGCGGCGGCAAGCATCCGCGGATCCCCGTGCCGTAGCGCGCGGTCGACCACGGCCTCGTACAGTTGCTCGGCCGATCGCCGGTCATAGCGCGCCCGGGCTGCGGTGGCCCGGTACGTCTGCGCCTGGAAATGCATGTCGGCCAGGTTCGAGCGCTCGGCGGGCACGAGGATGGCCTCGGCGTCGGCCTCTCCGAGGTCCCAGTCGCCCCGATCGGAGTGAATGCTCAGGCGCAGCATCCGCAACCTGCACTCGTGCTGGTCGAGTTGGGCTTGAGGCGGCGTGGCTAGCCCCGAGCGGCGGGCGACCTCGAGCACCCCCTGCAAGCGTCCGACGATCGCCAAGCTCTGCTCGATCAGGGGCAACGCGTCGTCGAGGCGCCCGAGCTCACGGTAGACCGAGGCGAGTCGCAACCGCAGATCCGTGCCCAGCAGGTCCGACTCGCCGGACTCGTCCGCCGGGTCTTCCGATGCCATCGCTGCTTCGAGTACGGACGCGGCGACCTCGGGCCGTCCGCTCCGCGCCAGGTATGTACCGTATGCACAGGTCAGAGCTATCGTGCGCGAGCGGGACCCCAGGGCTCGCGCGAGCGCGACCGCCCGACGTGAGTAATGGGCCGCGGTCCGGTAGTCGCCTTCGTCGGCACGCCGGTCCGCGAGTTCGATCGAGGCCTCGACCCGCAACTCCGGTCGACCGGACGCCAGCGCCACCAGGTACCTCAATACGAGGTCACGCTCGTCGGGCGGGGACTCGGCCAGCGCGCTCAGCCGCTGGTAGACGGCCTCGGTGAGCTCGGGGCGGAGGTCACTCAGAACGCGATAGGCGTCGAGCGGTGTGGTGGCGCGCTTCGCTCGCTCGATCGCCGCGGCCACGGACGGCGGGAACTCACTTTTGAGCGCTGCGCCCTTCGTTGCCAGCGCCCGATCCGCGAGGTCGGCGACGAAGGCCAGCAGACGTCCGCGCGCTGACCGACCCTCGGCGGTCGCCGCGGCGATCATCGCGTCGAACGCCGCACGCAGCGGGTAACGCCGGAGCGACCGCTGCCGGACGTCCTCAGCGATCCGAACGGAGCTGTCCAATCCGATGAGGCGCAGGGCATGGTTCTGGTAAAGGACCTCTTCGGCGAGTTCCCTCATCAGGCCCTCCACTCAGCGATGAGGTCGTCCGCGTCTGCTCGGTCCTGGTCGGTCGTCGCGTATCGGCGGGCGAGTTCGGCGTGGTGCAGCGCGTCGGATGGTTGATCGGTATAGCGGTATACGTGAGCCAGGTTGTAGTGGCTGATGTGGGTCTCGTCGGCCACCGATTCGAGGAGCCGAACCTGCTCTCGCGCCGCGTCGCGCTCGCCGGCATCCCAGAGCGCGTAGATGTAGAAGACGCGGAGCGGGCGAACCAGCGGACTCAGCTCCACCGCGACCCGGAAATCGTGCAGCGCGGCGGCGGCCTCGGAGGTATCCGAGGAACCGGCGATCGACATCAGGAATCGCCACACACCCATCGAGCGATCGGAGAGCGACGCCGGGTCGGAGAGCGGCGCGCGAGCGAGGTGGGCTAGGACGGCCGACGACGGATCGACGCGTTCCAGGCGGCGCAGAGCCTCGTCCAGCTCGGCGGCGCATCCGAGCACTCTCAACAGTTCCGCGTAGTACTCGAGCAGCGGCGCGGCATCGGGGTGCTCGCGGAGTCCGTCGACGCACTCGGCGAGTGCCGATCGGAGACGAGAGCCGAGTTCGTCGGTCGCTCCGACGCGGAGCGTCAGATCGGTGAGTCGGAGGTAGTCCTCCACCCCCAGGGACCAGAGACGACGTTGTTCGATCAGGTCCGCCCACTGCAGTTCGTGCAGGCGCCGATCAGTGTTCTCGGCTACTCGACGCTCTGCCGCCGCAGCCAAGCGCTCCTGCGCTGCCTCCCGTAGGGAGGGCTTGGTGGTGACCGCGGCGGCTCGCCGGAGGAGCAGATCAGCGTACCCGTCGAGGTCCTCGCGTCGCGCCAGGGAGCTCGCGAGGAACAGCGATTCGACGAGGGAGGACGTCTCCTCCTCGTCGAGTGCGGAGGCCGCCATGGCGTCCGCCCAGAGCGTCCGGAGGTACTCGAGTGCTGGTCCTGGATACCCGTTGTCGGCGAGAACCGCAGCGAAGTGACTCCATGCGTCGATCGTGCCCTCTGCTCGCACTTCCTCTTCCAGCCGCTGGAGCTGCTCCTCGACGCTCCCAGGGCCGTCGGTGCTCACGCCCGCTCCTAGGCCGGCGGAGGTGGGCCAGGTGGTGCGCCAAGGAGTTCACTGACGGTCGAGGCCACTGTCTGCAGGAGGCGGGGGCTGGCCGCCGCCTTGCGCGCCTCGAACTCGAACTCCGTCTTGCCGTCGACCCGCGTGATCCGGATGTGCACCTTGGTCTGGAGCCATCCGATGAGCGCGCCCAGGACCACCGCACCGGCCACCGCCAGTTCCAGCGACATCTGGTCGTCACCCGGGGGGTGGCTGAGTACGTCGTCGGCCACTCGCGCGGTGTCCGGGTCCTCCGTGGACAAACGCAGCAGCCGCCGCGCCGCCATCATGGCCGCCGCATCGTCGGGCAACACCTCTGCCGGGTCGATTTCGCGGGCTCCGGCCGCGGTCAAGAGCGCCGCGATGGCGAGCCGGGCCTCGTTCTCCGACTGGGCCCCTAGGTCCCCGCCGTCCGCGGTCAGTTCCGTGGTCAAGTCCTGGAGCGCGAGAAGCACAGCGCGATCCGGGAGTGAATCAGGTGCGGTTGACGTCATCGCCGTCCCCTCCCTACGGTACGCACGCTCGATGTCACGCCATGATGACCGCTTCCGTCGTCGTCCGGCCATCCCGCTGTCGCCTATCCGCAAGTCCTGTCGGACGGCGCGGTGTCGCGGGTGACCGGCGACGACGGAAGCGGCAGACTGACAGCCATGGCGGGGAAGCGCAGCGCAGGGCTACTGCTGTTCCGGACGGTCGACGACCGGCTGGAGGTGCTACTCGGCCACATGGGCGGGCCGTTCTGGGCCAGGAAGGACGCGGGTGCCTGGTCCGTGCCGAAGGGCGAGTACACCGCGGACGAGACGCCGGAGGCAGCGGCGCGCCGGGAGTTCGCCGAGGAGCTGGGTCTGCCGGCCCCGGACGGCCCGCTGCTGCCGCTCGGTGAGGTGAAGCAGTCCGGCGGCAAGACCGTGACCGTCTGGGCGGTGGCGGGCGACCTCTCCCCCGACGACGTCGTCCCGGGGACGTTTCCGCTGGAGTGGCCGCCGAAGTCCGGCCGGATCCAGGAGTTCCCAGAGGTCGACCGGGTCGAGTGGTTCGAGGTGAGCACCGCCCGCGAGAAGATGGTCGCCGCTCAGCGAACCTTCCTCGACCGCCTCGCCGAGGCGCTACCTCCCGGAGCCGGATGACCGACGGCGAGGTCGGTCGGCGGAGCAGCGGACCGGCGTCGGCGCCGTGCCCGGCTCGTGCGGCGCGCGAACCGGCCATCTCGCGCAGGACGGCCGGTTCCGGCCATTCATCGAACGTTCGCACGGCGACCATTCGCTGCCCCTAGGGTCTGCCCGGATTCGTCCGAACCAGACCGGAGGTTCGCTGATGTCCCGACACCCCCTACTCCTGAGTGCCGCCGGCGTTGCCGTCGCACTCCTCGCCGCCGCTGCGCCGGCGAACGGCGCGACCCCGCCGCGGGCCGCCGTCACCGCGACCGTGGAGACCCCGGCGGTCTTCGACGACGAGGCGGGCGGCAACGCCGACGCCGACGATCCGGCGATCTGGGTCGACCCCCGCCGCCCCGGCCGCAGCCTGGTGATCGGCACGCTCAAGGAGGGTGGCCTCGCGGTCTACGACCTGGCCGGCCGGGAGCTGCAGCGGATCGCCCCGCCTCCGCCGCCCGCGGCCGACGACGCCCCCGGCCGCTTCAACAACGTCGACGTCGCGTACGGCGTCCGCCTCGGCCGTACCACCGCGGACCTCGCGGTCGTCTCCGACCGGGGCCGCGACCAGCTGCGGATCTACCGGATCGACGGAGTCGGGGCGGCCCGTCCGCTGGTGGACGTCACCGCGCCGGACGTCCCGTTCGCGTTCAACGCCGAGCAGGCGGCGGTGAACGACCAGTCGACCGCGTACGGGCTCACGACGACCGTCGAGCGCGGCACCGCCTGGGTCGTGGCCAGCCGCCGGTCGGCTACCCAGCTCGGTCTCTTCCGCCTCGTGAACACCGCACGGGGCGTCAGCTACCAGCGGGCCGACACGCTGTCGCTCCCGGGCTCCTTCCGGCTGCCGAACGGCACGACGTGGACGCCGTGCGACGAGCCAGGCGTCGGCCCGCAGGTCGAGGGTGTCGTCGTCGACCCAGTCACCGGCGTGCTCTACGCCGCGCAGGAAGACGTCGCGCTCTGGCGGATCGACCTGCGGAACCACCGCTTCGGCCCGGCCCGGATCGTGGAGAAGGTGAAGGAGTTCGGCGTCCCGGGCACCTACGACGCGGCGTCCGACGAGTGCGTGTACGGCGCGAACCCCGGGTACGGCGGCACCCGGATCACCGCCGACGTCGAGGGCCTGGCGGTCTACGCCGACCGGTACCTGCTGGTGTCCAGCCAGGGCGACTCGGGCTTCCTCGTCTACGACCGGAAGACGCTCGTGTACCTGGGGCGGTACGACGTCGTCGACGGCGCGGCCACGGACGGCGTCCAGCACTCCGACGGTACGGCGGTGGTGCACACGCCGCTCTCCGCCGCGTTCCCGGCCGGGTTGCTCGTCGTCCACGACGGCGAGAACACGCCGGAGACCGAGGGGCGGGAGAACACCAACTTCAAGTTCCTGGACTGGCGGGCGGTGGCGAAGCCACTCCGCCTCGCGGTCACCCCGTCCGCACCGGGTCCGCGCTGACCTCCGCGGGCACGGCGCGCGACCGGCGCCGGGTGTACCAGGCGTGTGCGAGGCCGAGCGCCCCGACCAGCGCGACCAGCCCGACCGAGAGCAGGAACGCCGGTGAGCCGGGCTGGTCGGCCGACGCGCCGACGAGCACGTAGGCGGTGGTACTCGGCGCGACGCCGAACGCGGTGCCGAGGACGAACGGCAGCACCCGCACCGACGTCGCCCCGAACAGGTAGTTGAGCAGGCCGAACGGGAAGACCGGCAGGATCCGGGCGTACACCACCGCCCGGGTCCCGTCCCGGTCGAGCCAGGCCTGCAGCCGGGCCAGCCGGGCGTCCGGGGCGACGCGTGCGGTCCGGCCCGCCAAGTAGGGGCGGCCCAGCCAGCGGCCGAGCGAGAACGACACGGTCGCGCCGAGGGCGATGCCGCAGAGTGCGGTGGCCACCGCGACGCCCGGCGGCAACAACAGCCCGGCGAGGACCGCCGGTACGCCGCGCGGCACCATAAGCAGACACGTCACGACCGCGACGGCGCCCACCCCGATCGGCGTCCACGCCCCGGCGCCCGCGACGAACGACCGCAGGTCGGCGGGGGCCGGTACGCCGCCGGTGAGCAGCACGACGACCAGGACGACGAGCAGCAGGCCGAGAGCCAGCGCACGCACCAGGGGCGAGCTCACTGGGGCAGGTCCCGCCGCAGGGCGGCGGCGCCTCGCAGGTAGACGTGGTGCAGGCCGGAGCGCGGCGTCTCGGTCTCCACGTGCGCGAGCAGCCGGAGCACGCGGGGCATCGACCCGGGCACGCCGATCTCGGTCGTGCAGAGCAGCGGCACGTCGGTGAAGCCGAGCAGGCGCGCGGCGTACGCCGGGAACTCCGCGTCCAGGTCGGGCGTCGCGGTGAAGATGACGCTGATCAGGTCGTCCGGGGTGACCACGTTACGGTGCAGCACCGCCTTGATCAGCTCGGTCGTTCCCTCCAGGATCGCGTCCCGCGAGTTCTCGTCGACCTGAATCGCTCCGCGCAGTGCCCTGACCGCCACCCGTCGTCCCCTTCCGAACACCTCGCCCCGAGCCTAATGGCGCCCCGCGAGCGCCTAGAGCCCGACCTCCGAGTGGAGCTGTCCGATCTCGGCGTGGTTGAGGTGCCGGGTCTTGCCGGGCTTCAGGCTGGCCAGCTGCACCGGGCCGATCGCGGTCCGGACCAGCCGGCTCACCGGGTGCCCGACCTCCTCGAGCAGCCGCCGGACGACGTGCTTGCGACCCTCGTGGATGACGACCTCGACGAGCAGCTTGCCGGGCAGGTTGTCCACGACCCGGAACCGGTCGACCTTCACCGGCCCGTCCTCCAGCTCGACGCCCTCCAGCAGCCGCTTGCGGACGTCGTTGTTCATCGGTCCGGGCACCTCGGCGAGGTACGTCTTGAGCACGCCGTAGGACGGGTGGGTCAGCCGATGCGAGAGCGCGCCGTCGTTGGTGAGCAGCAGCAGGCCCTCGGACTCGGCGTCCAGCCGGCCGACGTGGAACACCCGGGTGTCCCGGTCGGCGACGTAATCGCCGACCGTCGGGCGGCCCTTGTCGTCGGTCATCGCGGACAGCACGCCCTTGGGCTTGTTGAACGCCAGGTAGACCATGCGGTCGTCGACGATCACCCGCTGCCCGTCCACGTGGATGACGGCGGTCAGCGGGTCGACCCGCTTGCCCTGCACCCGGACGACGTCGCCGTCGACGCTGACCCGGCCCTGCTCGATCAGCTCCTCGCAGGCGCGGCGCGACCCGACGCCGGCGGCCGCGAGCACCTTCTGCAGGCGCTCGCCTTCCTTCGGCTCGTCGAGCTTCGCGGCCCAGTTCGGGTCGCCCTCTTCCTCTTCCCAGACGTCTTGGTAGGGACGCTCGGGCGTCGCGGCCTTGCCCCGGCCGACGGTGCGGGACGCGCGCCGCGGGGCGGGCTGTCCGTCCCGGCCGAGCGGCTCGCTGCGCCGCGCGTCGGTGCCCCGGGAGGTGTCGCTCTCGCCGCGCCGGGGCGCTCCCCCGCGACCGCCCCCGCCCGTGAGCGGGGCGCCGCCACCGCCCGTACGCGGGGTGCCACCGCCGCCGGTACGCGAGGCGCCACCGCCCGTGCGAGGCGCGCCACTACCGGTACGAGGGGCGCCGCCACCGGTGCGGGGCGCGCCACCGCGGCCGCCGTCGCGGCCGCCGCCGTCACCGCCCCGCCGAGGGTTCTCGCCGCTCGCGCGGCGCGGAGCATCCCCACTCGCCCGGCGCGGAGCATCCCCACTCGCCCGGCCCGGAGCGTCACCGCGGCGGGGGGCGTCACCGCGTCCCGGCGCGTCACCGCGGCGGGGGGCGCCGCCACCCGTGCGCGGGGGACCGTCACCCCGGCGCGGGCTGGGGTTACGACGCGGCGATGACATCATCCAGGGCATCCATTCCAGGGAGGAGCGGCGCGAGCGCCGGCAATTCGTCCAGTGAGTTCAAGCCGAGCTTCTCGAGGAAGAGCACCGTCGTCCGGAACTGGTATCCACCGGTCTCCGGGTCCGTGCCGCATTCCTCGATCAACCCGCGGGAGAGCAGGGTGCGGATCACCCCGTCGACCGAGACGCCGCGGATCGCCGCCACCGCCGACCGGGTCACCGGCTGCTTATAGGCGATCACCGCGAGCGTCTCCAGCGCGGCCTGGGTGAGCCGGGCCTGCTGGCCCTCCAGGACGAACCGTTCCACGTACGGTGCGTATTCCGACCGCGTGTAAACCCGCCAGCCGCCGGCGAGCTGACGCAGCTCGAAACCACGGCCCGCCGCGGTGTAGTCGTCGGCCAGACCACGAAGCGCGCGGGTGACCGCGTCGACCGGGCAGCCCAGCGTCTGCGCGAGCAGCCCCACCGGGACCGGCTCGTCGACGACCATCAGGATCGCCTCCAGCGCCGGCTCGATCCGGTCGGACTGCGCGCCCTCCGGAGGAGCGAACAGCGCGCCGTCCCCCTCGGCCGCCGACGGCGCCACGTCGGCCACTGACGGCGCCACGTCGGCCACCGCGGTCCCGTGCGCCGCGGCGGGCGCACCGTCGACCGCCGCCGAGCCGCGCTCCGCCGGAGCGTCGGCCGGTGTTTCCTCGTTCACCCGCGTTCCTTCGTTTCGATCGATGGGGCCGAGCGACTGGCCGGCACCGCCGGCGGCGGACCCACCGGCTCCGGCCCGGTCGGCTCTGCATCGGCCGCGTCGGACGGCACCGCACCCACCGCCGATGGAGCCGGCGGGGTGTCGGCGTCGCTGCCGTACTCGTCGATCTCGACGACGACGCGGTCGCTACCCCCGACCCAGCGTACGTGGAGTTCACCCAGTGGCTCGATCTGGTCGAAGAGCAGGACGCCCTCCCGGTACAGCTCCAGCAGCGCCAGGAACCGCGCGACGATCTCCAGCGTGTTCGCGCAGTCCGTGCAGAGCGCCCGGAACGACGCCTGCCCCAGCCGCGCCAGCCGCTCCCGCAGGATCGCCGCGTGTTCGCGCACCGAGACCTTCGGCGCGTGGATGTGGTCGATCGAGACCGTCGGCACCGGCTTGGGTGTCATCGCCTTGACCGCGAGCCGCGCGAACTGCTCGGGACCGAGCCCGAGCAGCACCTCGGGCATCGCCGCCGCGAACCGTGCCTCGAGTTGCACCGCCCGGGGCCAGCGTGTCGCGCCGTCCCGCTCCCGCTCGGCCAGGAAGCTCGCGACCTGCTTGAACGCCCGGTACTGGAGCAGCCGCGCGAACAGCAGGTCGCGGGCCTCCAGCAGCGCCAGGTCCTCCTCGTCCTCGACCTCGGCGGCCGGCAACAGCCGCGCGGCCTTGAGGTCGAGGAGGGTCGCGGCGATCAGCAGGAACTCGCTGACCTGCCCGAGGTCCCAGTCGTCGCCCATCGATCGGATGTGCGCGATGAAGTCGTCGGTGACCTGGCTGAGCGCCACCTCGGTGACGTCCAGCTTGTGTTTGCTGATCAGCTGCAGCAGCAGGTCGAACGGACCCTCGAAGTTCTCCAGCCGGATGTGGAACTTCTCGCCGTACCCGGATCCCCGCGGGGGCCCGTCCTCGGCCGCCGGAATCTCCGCCGCCGGGGTCTCCGCCGCCGCGACGACGCCCACGCCAACGGCGCTGTCGGGACCGGTCTCGCTCACCGCACGACCGTACCGTGCCGAAGCCCGAACACCCTGGTCACCGGCCCCGACGTGCGCGCAGCGTCACGACCAGATCAGCAGGAACGGCCAGCTGACGAGGTCGAGCAGGAACAGGAACAGCGGCAGCCCGCGGAACAGCGGCAGCAGCATGCCGGCCAGCAGGATCGCGATCCCGACGTTCTGCTCCTCCAGCCAGTACCGGGCCTTCTGGAACCCGGTACCGGGACGTTTCACCGCGTGCCGCAGCAGCCCCCATCCGTCCAGCGGAGGCAGCGGCACCAGGTCCAGCAGACCGAAACACAGCAGGCCGACCGCGAGCGACAGCAGGAAGATCTCCACGGTGGTGCCGCCCAACACGTCGCCCCGCAGGACGTTGGAGACGTCCAGGGCGTCCAGGGCCACCGGCCCGGTCACGAGTCGGAACGCGAGGAACGCCGCCTGCGCGGCGACCAGCACGGCGATCGGACCGGCCAGCAGCACTCGCAGCGGCGGCGGCGCCATGCCGGAGTCCTCGGCCTTCTTGCCCCAGCCGGTGCCGCCGACGACGGCGGCCACCACGCCGAAGATGTCCACGTCCCGTTTGACGTCGACCAGCTTGCCGCCCGACCGGCGGGGCGTACCCCAGCCGGCCGGCACCTGACGGCGCTGGACGACCCGGATGGCGAGCACCCGGATCACCAGGGCCAACACGAAGGCCAGTGCCAAGCCGGCGAGCGCCGCCGGCCGACTCAGCGCGAAGAGCACGTCAGTGAA
This genomic window contains:
- a CDS encoding LacI family DNA-binding transcriptional regulator, with the translated sequence MAELGGPVYVSLKDVAERAGVSFQTASKVLNGRSGVVSPATRERIERAARELGYVPNALARGLVRRDSLTVGILADDFSDVALSRFVVAAQRAIERQGHAALVATTAPESDAPLRRLQEYRVNGVLVVAPSVEEDAVIGDYLRGPLPAVTLNHIAGGGVPAVGSDHRETGVLAAEHLVGLGHRAIGTVTGPTGRRVVVSRLGGFRAALDAAGIALPERRVFATEWDARSAAAATHRLLDADPGITAIFAHNDTMAFGVLAALRARGVPVPAACSVVGCDDAPLAEFAAPPLTTVRVPFEQTGARAADLLLARIRGETIPRRDLLPVALVVRDSTAPPPSAADPPRSLSSG
- a CDS encoding CHAT domain-containing protein → MRELAEEVLYQNHALRLIGLDSSVRIAEDVRQRSLRRYPLRAAFDAMIAAATAEGRSARGRLLAFVADLADRALATKGAALKSEFPPSVAAAIERAKRATTPLDAYRVLSDLRPELTEAVYQRLSALAESPPDERDLVLRYLVALASGRPELRVEASIELADRRADEGDYRTAAHYSRRAVALARALGSRSRTIALTCAYGTYLARSGRPEVAASVLEAAMASEDPADESGESDLLGTDLRLRLASVYRELGRLDDALPLIEQSLAIVGRLQGVLEVARRSGLATPPQAQLDQHECRLRMLRLSIHSDRGDWDLGEADAEAILVPAERSNLADMHFQAQTYRATAARARYDRRSAEQLYEAVVDRALRHGDPRMLAAAYNNLGAFYGADRAEESHRAHVAAVFHAGRVGFPNTGVPIALIGLGDAMSALGHRAGAITAYNRALESAEEIGEFTFVTAALTRLMQDDGWWADGGVTRMIELAPQLSAAATAETIALFGTTAADRLQRDGMTELALEMLRTAVNDIQARSPQSQHLADARLEYGRALADVPERRVEAYRMLAELVDDIERSIVATGDPTRKSDQISRAIDAYAVLVRLLVTEDAESLGHARPEERAFAVHEAAKARTFAARLGRATMDPPQSVPDELAAEEAELLGLARNALAEHLPGVSARERLGRIEVALRECWSRMREFAPDYARIRTGEPVSLAELGELLAAEPHRVALASFFCDRDSTTCFTLQPGEPLAVRRIDVGRSVWVDVAAVLRRQFNGAPDAWPPYPPIRRDRPWRRDLSALDRASADLGRLLEPVGDVDLLCVAPHGPLHLLPFAALRGEDGRYLIERFGVVHTPSLTTLRRRTGARPADVAAVVAGVAAEGDAHPEFFEHDEVSLGGIRALSVHNGPEHATPGSVLHALPNADVVHLTCHGFFDGDDPLRSGLLLADGERRPPRAPRDMGVRRRHRFLVTGEDVVALTLRASIVTLRACSSGVVGERNNGDEFDGLTRSFLQAGAGAVLAGLWNVDQRSSSRLTSAFYRHWLDGSDHPARWQALRRAQLELLHDAAEPYLAHPYHWAAMSLIGDWR
- the aroH gene encoding chorismate mutase, which gives rise to MAVRALRGAIQVDENSRDAILEGTTELIKAVLHRNVVTPDDLISVIFTATPDLDAEFPAYAARLLGFTDVPLLCTTEIGVPGSMPRVLRLLAHVETETPRSGLHHVYLRGAAALRRDLPQ
- a CDS encoding phytase gives rise to the protein MSRHPLLLSAAGVAVALLAAAAPANGATPPRAAVTATVETPAVFDDEAGGNADADDPAIWVDPRRPGRSLVIGTLKEGGLAVYDLAGRELQRIAPPPPPAADDAPGRFNNVDVAYGVRLGRTTADLAVVSDRGRDQLRIYRIDGVGAARPLVDVTAPDVPFAFNAEQAAVNDQSTAYGLTTTVERGTAWVVASRRSATQLGLFRLVNTARGVSYQRADTLSLPGSFRLPNGTTWTPCDEPGVGPQVEGVVVDPVTGVLYAAQEDVALWRIDLRNHRFGPARIVEKVKEFGVPGTYDAASDECVYGANPGYGGTRITADVEGLAVYADRYLLVSSQGDSGFLVYDRKTLVYLGRYDVVDGAATDGVQHSDGTAVVHTPLSAAFPAGLLVVHDGENTPETEGRENTNFKFLDWRAVAKPLRLAVTPSAPGPR
- a CDS encoding NUDIX domain-containing protein: MAGKRSAGLLLFRTVDDRLEVLLGHMGGPFWARKDAGAWSVPKGEYTADETPEAAARREFAEELGLPAPDGPLLPLGEVKQSGGKTVTVWAVAGDLSPDDVVPGTFPLEWPPKSGRIQEFPEVDRVEWFEVSTAREKMVAAQRTFLDRLAEALPPGAG
- a CDS encoding TVP38/TMEM64 family protein, with amino-acid sequence MSSPLVRALALGLLLVVLVVVLLTGGVPAPADLRSFVAGAGAWTPIGVGAVAVVTCLLMVPRGVPAVLAGLLLPPGVAVATALCGIALGATVSFSLGRWLGRPYLAGRTARVAPDARLARLQAWLDRDGTRAVVYARILPVFPFGLLNYLFGATSVRVLPFVLGTAFGVAPSTTAYVLVGASADQPGSPAFLLSVGLVALVGALGLAHAWYTRRRSRAVPAEVSADPVRTG
- a CDS encoding tetratricopeptide repeat protein, which codes for MSTDGPGSVEEQLQRLEEEVRAEGTIDAWSHFAAVLADNGYPGPALEYLRTLWADAMAASALDEEETSSLVESLFLASSLARREDLDGYADLLLRRAAAVTTKPSLREAAQERLAAAAERRVAENTDRRLHELQWADLIEQRRLWSLGVEDYLRLTDLTLRVGATDELGSRLRSALAECVDGLREHPDAAPLLEYYAELLRVLGCAAELDEALRRLERVDPSSAVLAHLARAPLSDPASLSDRSMGVWRFLMSIAGSSDTSEAAAALHDFRVAVELSPLVRPLRVFYIYALWDAGERDAAREQVRLLESVADETHISHYNLAHVYRYTDQPSDALHHAELARRYATTDQDRADADDLIAEWRA